CCTGGGGTGATGAAACGGTTGTGAAAAGCAGTACCACTTCTTTGCAAGGTGCCATCACCAGTTCTGAGCATGTGGTCAACGACCAGATCGGTCTTGCCTGGACCGAAGGCCTCGCTGTACCGTATGTTGTTGAATTTGCCAAGGTGAACATAGGCACTGCCACCCCGACACCAACACCGGCCGCAACCCTCACACCGCTGCCAACTGAGACGACCCTGCCGGCATCCGGCCTGAGCATTACCAATAAAATCGTCCGTGCCTCACGCGGTGAGATGCCGGAATTCACTGTGCATCTTGAAAAAGCGGGACATGTACGCATCCGAATCTATAATTTAAACGGCAAACAGCTCGCTGCTTTGGCCAACCGCGACTACCCGGCCGGCACGCACCGTCTGACCTGGAATATCACGGGGGTGGGTTCAGGCACCTATTGGATTTTATTTGAAACCCCTGCAACGAAAACAAAGGAAAAAATTGTGATTACGCGGTAATCCTTTTCTGCTCTGCCTATGCTCTTTTCACAGTTACTAAATAATTCAATGCGGATATTCTCCAGCACAAGCCGGAGTCCTTTCCTTTTACTGTTGCTTCTCTTGCTGCTCCCGCTTCCAGGTTTTTCCCTGACCGGGCAGCTCCTGGATGTATCACCCGATGCCCGGACCAATGCACTCGGTTCCGCTGCAAGCGCCGATGCCAATGGATCTGCCGCTGTTTTTCACAATCCTGCCGGACTCATGACACTCACCACCCTGGAGCTGGCTGCTTCTTTCCGCAACGAATTAGAGGATGTCAATTCCGGAAGCATGATCGTGGCCATGCCTTTTATGCAAGCCGGTGTTCTCGGCCTGAGTATTTTCAGCCTCAATGCAGGCATACTGGACCTGCCGGATACTGAGAATGATCCTATCGCAGAACTTGATTTTATCGTTTCAACCACCTACGCAACCACGCTGGACCCTTCCCTGGGAATACCCTTCCCGCTCCACCTGGGTGTCACGGCAAAATATTTCCACTCCACACTGGTCGGCGACTACACCGGCCAGGCGGTTGTGGGTGATATTGGCATGATGACGGCTTTGTTCGCGTCCCGGTTGGGTCTGGGTGTCACCCTAAAAAATTTCGGATCGCGTATCACCTATGATCTTGAATCCGAGGCGCTTCCCACCAGCATTGTCTGTGGTGCCGCCTGGCATGGCAGCCTGACACCTGATTTTTCCTATCTGGCGCTGGCAGACTATGCCCAACCACTGGAAGAAAAACCATTGATCCTGACCGGTATCGAGGTGCAATACCGCGATTTCATCAACCTCCGCGCAGGTTACCGTTTTTTACATGACACTGCCAACCTCTCGGCAGGTTTCGGTATCCAGCTGCGCCCTTACACATTTGACTATACTTTTTTAAGCGGCACGCTGGCTGCCAAACACCTTATCACGGTCCGGTATACATGGATCCCCGTTAAAGTCATCCCGTCTACCCACGCCCAACAGGGTATTGATTATTTTAAACAAGGAAAACTGACCGAGGCCAGGCAAGCTTGGAAAACCGCCTTGCAAAAAAATCCGGATGACCCTTTTGCAAAAAAATATGTCCGGGAATTCGAAACTTTACAGACAGACTGGATCAACCAACAGGCCGACCGGGCGGAACAGGCCTTTGCCAACGAGCATTTTTTAGAATCCTGGGAACTTTGGCAAGTGCTTGCCAAAAAAGATCCCAATCACTTCCGTGTCCGAACCGGTATCCAAAAACAAAAAAACGCGGCAGACCGCCAGGTAAGCACAGCACGCACCTGGTTCAACCGCCAAGCCTGGAACAATACACTTTCCGCTGTTTCCCATGCATTAAAAATCATCCCGCGCCATCCACCGGCACTGGCAATGCAGGAGCAGGTAAACACTGTCATGCAGCGGAACCGCCGGAACAAAAACCGTTTCTTCAATCAAATTGCCGCTAAAATAAAAAAACTCAGCCTGCAAGGCAAACCCCGGGATGCACTGGCGATCGCCAAGCGGACACTGACAACTTCACCCAAAAATTCTGTTTTGCTCAAAGCCAAAGCGCGCATCCCGGAATGGTCACATCAGCACGCATTGAAACTCAAATCGCAGCGTCACTATCAGGCTGCCATGCTTCTATGGAAAACACTTCTAAAAATCTCGCCGAATTTCATACCGGCAAAACATCAGTTGAAAAAAACCGCTGATTTTTTCCAAACACATATTCTGGCAGGACAACAAAAAGCCGAGCAGGCATTCTCCCGAAAAAACTATGTGATTGCCATCACTGCCTGGGAAAAAGTCTATGCGCTTGATCCGGAATCAGATGTCAAAAAAAACCTGCTGATAACTTATGAGGCACAAGGAATTTTGTATTATCGGGACGACAACCTGGATGCAGCACTCCAGCTCTGGAAAAAAGCCCTTCACCTGAACCCGGCCAATTCCATTCTGATAAAAAACATCAAGCGGGCTCAAAATAAAAAACAGTTTATCAAAAAGCTCGGTTGGGAGACTTCGCCATGAAACAAAAATTAGGCATCCTGCTTTCCTATGCCACGATCCTCTTCATCACACTGCCGCCGGCAAGTGCCGGTCAACAGCACTATACTGCCGCCGAGGGTCTGCCCCATCCCATGATCAGCGCACTGGCTGTTCAGGAAGGACGGGTCTGGGCCGGAAGCAACCAGGGGCTGGCGGTCAAAACGCTGCAAGCAAAATCCTTTACCTCCTTTTCCGGACAAACGCTGGGAAAAGTGATTGCAATTATACCGCAGCACAACAAGGCCCTCATTGCCTGCAATCAGGGTATTTTTCGCGCAGACGCAGCCAAGCGCTCGCTGGCACCGCTGACATTACCTCCCCATGTAACCCCGGACCAGATCACCTGCTTAAAACAGTCTCCCGGCAAAACCCTCTGGTTGGGAACACGACAGGGACTTTTCACCTCTTCAGAAACCCGAATCCAGTGGCAGCCGTTGGCGCTGCCAGAAACCGCCGGCATGGTACACCACATTGCTTTTTCCGGTTCCCTGGTTTTTGTCAGCACAGAAAATACCTCACTGTATGTCTATGCTACGGTACTCAAACAATGGATCACGGCAATACCGCTGGAAACCGGAGCCTTTATCACCGCACTATCGGTTTACGGTACCACACTTTATTTAGGCACCCATGGCAAAGGACTGTATCAGTACGACTGGCAGCAGCGCCAATTGACCAAAATTTTCCCGCAAAAGGACCGCAATGAATTCATCCATGCTGCCATCACCAATGGTGAAAATGCCTGGTTCGGGACATTTAATCGTCTGCTCAAAGTCAATCAGGCCATGGGTACATTCCAAGAGCGATCGCTACCGTTCCCCAGTCCCAGCAGCATCAATTGTTTTGCCCTTTCCACAACTGATCTCTATATCGGCACCGAATTCGGCATCCTGGTACAACCTCTGAAAAAACCCCGGCTTGCGCTGCAAGTTGACCGCAGTATCTGTTTTGACCCGAAACGCACCCTCAAACTCTCCGGAACCGCTTCCGAATCATCCCGCAAAACGCTGGTTCTGGATTTTTCCAACCGGACACTTGCCACAGTCTGGTTCAAAGAATCACTTTCACTTTCATCACCAGCCAACCGGGCGGACTTTACCGGCCAATGGAACATCACCGGATTGCCGGATAAAAACAATTTTTATCTTCTGCGCGTACGCGCCACCGACCCGCAGGGCAAAAAAAACAGCACCGTCCTGCCCATACTCATCGCAACCGAGAAACCCGCCATCACACTCAACCGCACGAACACGAAACATCCCGAAGGCTTGCGTTCCTTCAGCGGTAAATTCAACACCTGGTTTGTAGACACTCTCCAGGTAACACCCGGCGACATGCCGGCAGAAATCGAGATACAAAAAAACGCCTTCCGTTCCACCGTGACACTCAATCCCGGCAGCAACACTGTCCGCGCAGTCCTGAGCGATTGGTTCGGGCGCAGCGCCAAAGACCAAATTACAATTCAAGTCGCCCAAAAATCTTCCGAGAATGCTGTAATCGTAAAAGCCGGCAAACAAAAAGGCGAGGAAATCATTGTCCTTAGCGAGGCGCTGATCTTTGATTCAGGACAGGCGGAAATCACACCCTCCGGCCTGGAAGCACTGACGAAAGTGGCGGATTATATGCTGCGCGACGATGCCATCACCGCCCGAATCATCGGACATACTGACAACCGGCCAATCGCAAATCGTAAATTCGCGAACAACCGGGCACTCTCCGAGGCCCGCGCCCACACGGTATTTAACTATCTATCAAAAAAGAAAGCCCTTTCACCCGACCGCTTCACCATCATCGGCAAAGGCGCCGCAGACCCCATCGCAGATAACCAGACCCAGTCCGGGCGCAAGAAAAACAGACGAGTGGAAATTGTGCTGAAGAAAGTGGAGTGAAATAAATTGATTGACTTTTTAACGAACTAAGGCCACCTTCTTTTTCTGCTCAAGGATAATCTTCCCATGCATATCGGTTACTTTGATTATGCAAAAATAAATGCCTGGCGCAACATCCTGTGCTGCCCAGACTGTTGATACCGTCCGGCCGCCCCCACCATCCGAACTTTCTTCAATACGGGCAACACGCTCCCCGAGTAGATTAAATATCTGTATAGTTGCCTTTACTTCGCCGACAACTGTATAAGCGAAATACATTTTACCTCTGGCAGGATTGGGATATGCCATCACTTGACCTTCCTGTATAAATGGAGTCGAGGTCGGCGTTGCGGTAATAGTGCAAGTAGGTGTCGATGTGATTACTTCAGGTGTTACCGTGACTGTGCTATTCAATGTCGGCG
The bacterium DNA segment above includes these coding regions:
- a CDS encoding PorV/PorQ family protein — encoded protein: MLLPLPGFSLTGQLLDVSPDARTNALGSAASADANGSAAVFHNPAGLMTLTTLELAASFRNELEDVNSGSMIVAMPFMQAGVLGLSIFSLNAGILDLPDTENDPIAELDFIVSTTYATTLDPSLGIPFPLHLGVTAKYFHSTLVGDYTGQAVVGDIGMMTALFASRLGLGVTLKNFGSRITYDLESEALPTSIVCGAAWHGSLTPDFSYLALADYAQPLEEKPLILTGIEVQYRDFINLRAGYRFLHDTANLSAGFGIQLRPYTFDYTFLSGTLAAKHLITVRYTWIPVKVIPSTHAQQGIDYFKQGKLTEARQAWKTALQKNPDDPFAKKYVREFETLQTDWINQQADRAEQAFANEHFLESWELWQVLAKKDPNHFRVRTGIQKQKNAADRQVSTARTWFNRQAWNNTLSAVSHALKIIPRHPPALAMQEQVNTVMQRNRRNKNRFFNQIAAKIKKLSLQGKPRDALAIAKRTLTTSPKNSVLLKAKARIPEWSHQHALKLKSQRHYQAAMLLWKTLLKISPNFIPAKHQLKKTADFFQTHILAGQQKAEQAFSRKNYVIAITAWEKVYALDPESDVKKNLLITYEAQGILYYRDDNLDAALQLWKKALHLNPANSILIKNIKRAQNKKQFIKKLGWETSP
- a CDS encoding OmpA family protein, with product MKQKLGILLSYATILFITLPPASAGQQHYTAAEGLPHPMISALAVQEGRVWAGSNQGLAVKTLQAKSFTSFSGQTLGKVIAIIPQHNKALIACNQGIFRADAAKRSLAPLTLPPHVTPDQITCLKQSPGKTLWLGTRQGLFTSSETRIQWQPLALPETAGMVHHIAFSGSLVFVSTENTSLYVYATVLKQWITAIPLETGAFITALSVYGTTLYLGTHGKGLYQYDWQQRQLTKIFPQKDRNEFIHAAITNGENAWFGTFNRLLKVNQAMGTFQERSLPFPSPSSINCFALSTTDLYIGTEFGILVQPLKKPRLALQVDRSICFDPKRTLKLSGTASESSRKTLVLDFSNRTLATVWFKESLSLSSPANRADFTGQWNITGLPDKNNFYLLRVRATDPQGKKNSTVLPILIATEKPAITLNRTNTKHPEGLRSFSGKFNTWFVDTLQVTPGDMPAEIEIQKNAFRSTVTLNPGSNTVRAVLSDWFGRSAKDQITIQVAQKSSENAVIVKAGKQKGEEIIVLSEALIFDSGQAEITPSGLEALTKVADYMLRDDAITARIIGHTDNRPIANRKFANNRALSEARAHTVFNYLSKKKALSPDRFTIIGKGAADPIADNQTQSGRKKNRRVEIVLKKVE